A window of the Flavobacterium sangjuense genome harbors these coding sequences:
- a CDS encoding NADP(H)-dependent aldo-keto reductase yields the protein MNYTTLPNTAIKVSKVCLGTMTFGEQNSESDAHSQLDYAIEQGINFIDTAEMYPIAARQETLGLTEKYIGTWLKKSGKRENVVIATKISGPNRGMGYIRNPLDFSKKSIHEAVDLSLKNLQTEYIDLYQMHWPERVMNMFGQRGLAKIDTQWQENFFEVLSVFDGLIKEGKIKHIGVSNENPYGVMKFISESEKHNLPRIVTIQNPFSLLNRLYEVGLSEIGMRENVGLLAYSPLGFSFLTGKHLNGILPTSRLGLFPQFSRYSNANCHKATKLYKELAESNGLTLTQMALAFVNRQDFVTSTIIGATTMEQLRENIAAFETVLSPEVISEINKIQELIPNPAP from the coding sequence ATGAACTACACCACTTTACCCAATACTGCCATAAAAGTCAGCAAAGTTTGTCTGGGCACGATGACTTTTGGCGAACAAAATTCTGAAAGCGATGCGCATTCCCAATTGGATTATGCTATTGAACAAGGCATTAATTTTATTGATACTGCCGAAATGTATCCGATTGCCGCGAGGCAAGAAACTCTTGGACTTACCGAAAAATATATTGGAACTTGGTTAAAGAAATCAGGGAAAAGAGAAAACGTGGTTATTGCCACAAAAATTTCCGGGCCAAACAGAGGCATGGGTTATATTAGAAACCCGTTAGATTTTTCAAAGAAAAGCATACACGAAGCGGTTGATTTGAGTTTAAAAAACCTTCAGACAGAATATATCGATTTGTATCAAATGCACTGGCCGGAGCGTGTTATGAATATGTTTGGGCAACGTGGTCTAGCAAAAATTGACACCCAATGGCAGGAAAATTTCTTCGAAGTGTTGAGCGTTTTTGACGGTTTAATCAAAGAAGGAAAGATAAAACATATTGGTGTTTCGAATGAAAACCCATATGGTGTAATGAAATTTATCAGCGAAAGCGAGAAACATAATTTACCCAGAATCGTTACGATTCAAAATCCCTTTTCGCTGTTGAACCGTTTGTATGAAGTTGGGCTTTCCGAAATTGGAATGCGCGAAAATGTTGGTTTGTTGGCTTATTCTCCGTTGGGATTCAGCTTTTTGACAGGCAAACATTTGAACGGAATTTTACCAACATCACGTTTGGGATTGTTCCCGCAGTTTTCAAGATATTCGAATGCGAATTGTCATAAAGCAACAAAATTATACAAGGAGTTAGCCGAATCAAATGGCTTGACTTTAACCCAAATGGCTTTGGCTTTTGTAAACCGACAGGATTTTGTGACTTCAACAATTATTGGCGCGACAACTATGGAACAACTTCGTGAAAACATTGCGGCATTTGAAACCGTTCTGTCTCCGGAAGTTATAAGTGAAATCAATAAAATTCAGGAATTAATTCCGAATCCTGCGCCTTAA
- the aspS gene encoding aspartate--tRNA ligase, producing MYRSHNNGELNASHINKEVTLAGWVQKSRDKGFMIWVDLRDRYGLTQLIFDEQRTDKTVFEKAKSLGREFVIQVKGTVIERESKNANMSTGDVEILVSELNILNTALTPPFTIEDETDGGEDIRMKYRYLDIRRNPVKNSLLFRHKVAMEVRKYLSDLDFCEVETPYLIKSTPEGARDFVVPSRMNQGQFYALPQSPQTFKQLLMVGGMDKYFQIVKCFRDEDLRADRQPEFTQIDCEMAFVEQEDILNVFEGLTRHLLKELKGIEVDKFPRITYDYAMKTYGNDKPDIRFDMKFGELNSVAQHKDFGVFNSAELVVGIAAPNCASYTRKEIDALIDWVKRPQVGASGMVYVKCEEDGTFKSSVDKFYDQDDLKKWAEVTNAKAGDMIFVLSGPADKTRSQLSALRMELATRLGLRNPEVFAPLWVVDFPLLEFDEESGRYHAMHHPFTSPKPEDMKLIETEPGKVRANAYDMVLNGNEIGGGSIRIHDKDLQSRMFSLLGFTPEQAEEQFGFLMNAFQFGAPPHGGLAFGLDRLVAILGGQETIRDFIAFPKNNSGRDVMIDAPSAIDETQLKELYIKLDL from the coding sequence ATGTACAGAAGTCATAATAATGGTGAATTAAACGCCTCACACATTAACAAAGAAGTAACGCTTGCCGGTTGGGTTCAAAAATCTCGTGATAAAGGATTTATGATTTGGGTTGATTTACGCGACCGTTATGGTCTTACCCAATTAATTTTTGACGAACAACGAACAGACAAAACCGTTTTTGAAAAAGCAAAATCACTTGGAAGAGAATTTGTAATTCAGGTAAAAGGAACTGTTATTGAACGTGAGTCAAAAAACGCTAATATGTCGACTGGTGATGTTGAAATTCTGGTTTCTGAATTAAATATTCTAAATACTGCCTTAACTCCGCCTTTCACAATTGAAGACGAAACCGATGGTGGCGAAGATATCAGAATGAAATACCGTTATCTGGATATTCGTAGAAATCCGGTTAAAAATTCACTGCTTTTCCGTCACAAAGTGGCGATGGAAGTGCGTAAATATTTATCTGATTTGGATTTTTGTGAAGTAGAAACACCATATTTAATTAAGTCAACTCCGGAAGGCGCAAGAGATTTTGTGGTGCCAAGCCGAATGAATCAAGGCCAATTTTATGCCTTACCACAATCGCCGCAAACTTTCAAACAATTACTGATGGTTGGCGGAATGGATAAATATTTCCAAATTGTAAAATGTTTCCGTGATGAAGATTTACGTGCCGACAGACAACCTGAATTCACCCAAATCGATTGCGAAATGGCATTCGTTGAACAGGAAGATATTTTAAATGTTTTTGAAGGATTGACACGTCATTTGCTAAAAGAACTGAAAGGCATCGAAGTAGATAAATTCCCGAGAATCACCTACGATTATGCCATGAAAACCTACGGAAATGACAAACCGGATATTCGTTTTGATATGAAGTTTGGCGAGTTAAATTCGGTTGCCCAGCATAAAGATTTTGGCGTTTTCAACTCGGCTGAATTGGTAGTTGGAATTGCTGCTCCAAATTGTGCTTCATATACAAGAAAAGAAATTGACGCTTTGATTGACTGGGTGAAACGCCCTCAGGTTGGAGCATCCGGAATGGTATATGTAAAATGTGAAGAAGACGGAACATTCAAATCATCTGTTGATAAATTCTACGACCAGGACGATTTGAAAAAGTGGGCAGAAGTAACCAATGCCAAAGCTGGTGATATGATTTTTGTCCTTTCCGGTCCGGCTGATAAAACGCGTTCGCAACTTTCGGCTCTTCGTATGGAATTGGCAACACGTTTGGGATTAAGAAATCCGGAAGTTTTCGCGCCGCTTTGGGTTGTCGATTTTCCTTTGTTGGAATTTGATGAAGAAAGTGGCCGTTATCATGCGATGCATCATCCGTTTACGTCTCCAAAACCGGAAGACATGAAACTGATTGAAACCGAACCGGGAAAAGTTCGTGCCAATGCTTACGATATGGTTTTGAACGGAAATGAAATCGGAGGTGGTTCAATCAGAATCCACGATAAAGACTTGCAAAGCAGAATGTTCTCACTTTTAGGATTCACTCCGGAACAGGCTGAAGAACAGTTTGGTTTCCTGATGAATGCGTTCCAATTTGGTGCGCCACCACACGGTGGATTGGCTTTTGGATTGGACAGA
- a CDS encoding GNAT family N-acyltransferase — protein MGLVTAKEVAKAINVDKYGVFGTFCGWLLMKALKISTLNKIYDRNKHLSEVEFLNAILDEFQIKFEIPEEDFKRLPKDGAYITISNHPLGGIDGILLLKLMLEKEPDFKIIANFLLHRIEPMKQYIMPVNPFETHKDAKSSVIGIKETLRHLSDGKPLGMFPAGEVSTYKDGQLVVDKAWEEGAIKVIRKAQVPVVPIYFHAKNSRFFYLLSKINPTLRTAKLPSELLTQKDRVIKVRIGKAISVAEQNEHKSIEEYSEFLRKKTYMLSNSFNKESKIFDPQNLNLNLKTPKSPKQIALPANQDKILEEIAALRDSDHRLLQSKNYIVFLVAADKIPNILHEIGRLREITFRAVGEGTNESIDLDRFDNYYHHMFLWDDDAQLIAGAYRMGLGSEIFPKYGIEGFYLQDLFRFEPELYGMMEQSIEMGRAFIINEYQQKPMPLFLLWKGIVHTTLRYPEHKYLIGGVSISNQFTEFSKSLMIEFMKSHYYDPYVAQYIHPKKEFKVKLKDADKDFVFNETESDLNKFDKIIDEVEPGSLRLPVLIKKYIKQNARVVAFNVDPLFNNAVDGLMYIRIADLPESTVKPVMEEFQAELERKEKNYK, from the coding sequence ATGGGTTTAGTTACCGCAAAAGAAGTTGCAAAAGCAATAAACGTAGATAAGTACGGAGTTTTCGGAACTTTTTGCGGCTGGTTACTAATGAAAGCTTTAAAAATTTCGACCTTAAATAAAATTTATGACCGAAATAAACACTTAAGCGAAGTAGAATTCCTGAATGCTATTTTGGATGAGTTCCAAATCAAATTTGAAATTCCGGAAGAAGACTTTAAACGATTACCAAAAGACGGTGCCTACATTACCATTTCCAATCATCCTTTAGGTGGAATTGATGGTATTTTGTTATTGAAATTGATGCTCGAAAAAGAACCTGACTTCAAGATTATAGCCAACTTCCTCTTGCATCGCATTGAGCCAATGAAACAATATATCATGCCGGTAAATCCTTTTGAAACCCACAAGGATGCTAAGTCGAGCGTGATTGGAATTAAGGAAACTTTGCGTCATTTGAGCGATGGAAAACCTTTGGGAATGTTTCCTGCCGGAGAAGTTTCTACTTATAAAGACGGACAATTAGTAGTTGATAAAGCTTGGGAAGAAGGCGCTATAAAAGTAATTCGAAAAGCGCAGGTTCCTGTTGTTCCTATTTATTTTCATGCCAAAAACAGTCGCTTTTTCTATCTGTTATCCAAAATAAATCCAACACTCAGAACCGCAAAATTACCTTCAGAACTGTTAACTCAAAAAGACCGTGTGATTAAAGTTCGTATTGGTAAAGCCATTTCGGTTGCCGAGCAAAATGAACATAAAAGCATCGAAGAATACTCTGAATTCCTGAGAAAAAAGACTTATATGCTGTCCAATTCTTTCAACAAGGAAAGCAAAATTTTTGACCCGCAAAACCTAAACCTGAATTTAAAAACGCCTAAAAGTCCAAAGCAGATTGCCCTGCCAGCGAATCAAGATAAGATATTAGAGGAAATTGCAGCTTTAAGAGATAGCGACCATCGTTTGTTACAAAGTAAAAACTATATAGTTTTTCTGGTTGCCGCAGATAAAATTCCGAACATTCTTCACGAAATTGGTCGTTTACGTGAAATTACTTTTAGAGCCGTTGGAGAGGGAACAAATGAGTCGATTGATTTAGACCGATTCGACAACTATTATCACCATATGTTTTTATGGGATGATGATGCCCAACTTATAGCAGGAGCTTACCGAATGGGATTGGGTTCGGAGATTTTTCCAAAATATGGTATCGAAGGTTTTTATCTTCAGGATTTATTCCGATTTGAGCCGGAACTGTATGGCATGATGGAACAATCTATCGAAATGGGAAGAGCGTTTATTATCAATGAATACCAGCAAAAACCAATGCCTTTATTCCTGCTTTGGAAAGGAATTGTGCACACGACTTTGCGTTATCCTGAACACAAATATTTGATTGGCGGTGTGAGTATCAGTAACCAATTTACCGAGTTTTCGAAATCGTTGATGATTGAATTTATGAAGTCGCATTATTATGATCCTTATGTGGCGCAATACATTCACCCTAAAAAAGAATTCAAGGTAAAACTAAAAGATGCCGACAAGGATTTTGTCTTTAATGAAACCGAATCAGATTTGAATAAATTCGACAAAATCATTGACGAAGTAGAACCTGGAAGTTTGAGGCTTCCCGTATTGATTAAAAAATACATCAAGCAAAATGCGCGGGTTGTTGCCTTTAATGTTGACCCATTATTCAACAATGCCGTTGACGGATTGATGTACATCCGAATCGCAGATTTACCCGAAAGCACGGTAAAACCTGTCATGGAAGAATTTCAGGCTGAACTTGAACGCAAAGAGAAAAATTATAAATAA
- a CDS encoding exodeoxyribonuclease III codes for MRIISYNVNGIRAAIAKGFLNWLQQANPDVICLQEIKATEDQIPTEEITAAGYPYQYYFSAQKKGYSGVAILSKIKPNRVVHGTEVTHMDFEGRNLRADFDDISVMSLYLPSGTNLDRLDHKFKYMDDFQNYIDALKKQIPNLVICGDYNICHEEIDIHDPIRNKTVSGFLPEERAWLDKFMKSGFIDSFRHFNKEPHNYSWWSYRAGARGNNKGWRIDYNLVSENLKDRMSRAVILPEAKHSDHCPVLVEID; via the coding sequence ATGAGAATTATTTCTTATAACGTTAATGGCATTCGGGCAGCCATTGCCAAAGGATTTTTAAACTGGCTGCAACAGGCAAATCCGGATGTAATTTGCCTTCAGGAAATAAAAGCTACTGAAGACCAAATTCCAACAGAAGAAATTACAGCAGCAGGTTATCCCTATCAATATTATTTTTCGGCACAAAAAAAAGGCTATAGCGGTGTGGCTATTTTATCCAAAATAAAACCCAACAGAGTTGTTCATGGAACCGAAGTGACACATATGGATTTTGAAGGAAGAAATCTCAGAGCTGATTTTGATGATATTTCGGTGATGAGTTTGTATTTGCCTTCGGGAACTAACTTAGACCGTCTGGATCACAAGTTCAAATACATGGACGATTTTCAGAATTATATTGATGCTTTGAAAAAGCAAATTCCAAATCTTGTCATTTGTGGCGATTATAATATTTGCCATGAGGAAATTGATATTCACGACCCAATTCGCAATAAAACCGTTTCCGGATTTTTACCTGAAGAGCGTGCCTGGTTGGATAAATTTATGAAAAGCGGTTTCATTGACAGCTTCCGTCATTTTAATAAAGAACCCCACAATTACAGTTGGTGGAGTTATCGCGCCGGAGCCAGAGGCAATAATAAAGGCTGGCGTATTGATTATAATTTGGTTAGCGAAAATTTAAAAGACAGAATGAGCAGAGCGGTTATTTTACCCGAAGCCAAACATTCTGACCATTGCCCGGTTTTAGTTGAAATTGATTAA
- a CDS encoding TlpA family protein disulfide reductase, translated as MKKLYFILVAFVFSSIGFAQKNTMTFQADIANRNGDVIYIKENKNTIQEIKIDKDNLFKATFEVKEGLYLLFDGVEYTQLFLKNGYNLKLTMDAKNFDASIKYTGKGEAENNFLAQSTIEESTINYNELLAADEANFNKMVDAKKNSDFQKLDSGKLDPNFVVLQKQNIESSLFGLKQYYNQKLAGKKMNNSKAPNFDYENHAGGKTTLESLKGKYVYIDLWATWCGPCRAEIPFLKELEKGLHGKNIAFVSISTDSEKDHEKWRTFVKEKELTGIQLYADRANMDFIKAFNVNSIPRFILIDPTGTVVDADAARPSDPKLKEQLAGLLQ; from the coding sequence ATGAAAAAATTGTATTTCATTTTAGTTGCATTTGTTTTCTCAAGCATTGGTTTTGCTCAAAAAAACACTATGACTTTTCAGGCTGATATTGCCAATAGAAATGGTGATGTTATTTATATTAAAGAAAATAAAAACACGATTCAGGAGATAAAAATTGATAAAGACAATCTATTCAAAGCCACTTTTGAAGTTAAAGAAGGACTGTATTTACTATTTGACGGTGTAGAATACACTCAGTTGTTTTTGAAAAACGGGTATAATTTGAAGTTAACAATGGATGCTAAAAATTTTGATGCATCAATCAAATATACCGGCAAAGGAGAAGCGGAAAACAATTTTTTAGCCCAATCAACAATTGAGGAAAGCACAATTAATTATAATGAATTACTTGCTGCGGATGAAGCCAACTTCAATAAAATGGTTGATGCTAAAAAGAATTCAGATTTCCAGAAATTAGATTCAGGTAAATTGGATCCAAACTTTGTTGTCTTGCAAAAACAAAATATTGAATCGTCATTGTTTGGCTTGAAACAATATTACAATCAGAAGCTTGCGGGCAAAAAAATGAACAATTCAAAAGCACCAAATTTTGATTATGAAAATCATGCCGGTGGAAAAACAACCTTGGAAAGTTTAAAAGGTAAATATGTTTACATTGATCTTTGGGCAACCTGGTGCGGACCATGTCGTGCTGAAATTCCGTTTTTGAAAGAATTAGAGAAAGGCTTACACGGTAAGAATATTGCTTTCGTAAGCATTTCTACAGATTCTGAAAAAGACCATGAAAAATGGAGAACATTTGTAAAAGAGAAAGAACTTACAGGCATTCAGTTGTATGCAGACAGAGCGAATATGGATTTTATTAAAGCATTTAATGTAAATTCAATTCCAAGATTTATTTTGATTGATCCGACAGGAACTGTTGTAGATGCGGATGCAGCAAGACCTTCAGACCCAAAACTAAAAGAGCAATTAGCAGGTTTACTTCAATAA
- a CDS encoding DUF4139 domain-containing protein — MKQLTFLLFLISAISFAQKPIFTTAKVKAATVYFNAAELSQTATVNLPSGTSEIVIKNVADYLNESTVQIGAPNSVTVLSVQFTQNYISEYEIDETNPAIKKVRDSISIVQKEIKKVQIETYSNQQAIALLDANQTVGGANTGLNVTELMKLVDFYKTKRSELDNAVVALQEKEAKLNKKFISLNEKLEINTKKEEKSSKGKLIIQVMNEIAGVVNLDINYITNNASWAPFYDLRAENITSPINMMYKAQVTQNTGIDWKKVNLTLSSGNPNQNNQAPLLSSWFLRYGNPNYGYSYRNGDKNSVLNSLQGQMAGVNVAKGSGAPGSDETIRIRGFGSVNGNSNPLYIVDGVPTDAETFGQIPPQTIKKMNVLKDASATAIYGSRGSNGVILVTTKQGMDDYTEINENQLNVSFDIDIPYDVLSNGKPHSVALKEIKLPATYKYYAAPRVEKEAFLLAEINDYSKYNLLPGEANIIFEGLYVGKTMINPNQTSDTLNLSMGRDKKISIKREKVVDKSGTRFLSSKKEQTFTYDITVRNNKKEAADIMLKDQYPLSTDKEIEIELLENSNAKENKETGILTWDLKLNPNETKKIRISYKVKYPKDKIIDNL, encoded by the coding sequence ATGAAACAATTAACCTTTCTTTTATTTTTGATTTCAGCAATAAGTTTTGCCCAGAAACCAATTTTTACCACAGCCAAAGTCAAAGCCGCAACGGTATATTTTAATGCTGCCGAATTATCGCAAACCGCTACTGTAAATCTTCCTTCGGGAACGAGTGAAATCGTGATAAAAAATGTCGCCGACTATTTGAACGAAAGCACTGTGCAAATTGGAGCACCGAATTCGGTAACCGTTTTATCGGTACAGTTTACACAAAATTATATTTCGGAATACGAAATTGATGAAACCAATCCAGCGATTAAAAAGGTGCGTGACAGTATTTCAATTGTTCAAAAGGAAATCAAAAAAGTTCAGATTGAAACCTATTCTAACCAACAAGCAATTGCACTATTAGATGCTAATCAAACGGTCGGTGGAGCCAATACGGGTTTGAATGTAACCGAATTGATGAAATTGGTAGATTTCTACAAAACTAAACGAAGCGAACTCGATAATGCGGTCGTTGCATTACAGGAAAAAGAAGCCAAGCTCAATAAAAAATTTATAAGCCTTAACGAAAAACTGGAAATCAACACCAAAAAAGAAGAGAAAAGTTCCAAAGGAAAACTGATTATTCAGGTGATGAATGAAATCGCAGGCGTAGTGAATTTGGACATCAATTATATTACCAACAATGCTTCATGGGCACCGTTTTATGATTTGCGTGCCGAAAATATTACATCGCCAATTAATATGATGTACAAAGCACAAGTAACACAAAACACAGGAATTGATTGGAAAAAAGTAAATCTAACCTTATCATCAGGAAATCCAAATCAGAACAATCAGGCACCTTTGTTGAGCTCTTGGTTTTTGAGATATGGAAATCCAAACTACGGATATTCGTATAGGAATGGAGATAAAAATTCCGTATTGAATTCCTTGCAAGGACAAATGGCAGGTGTTAATGTAGCTAAGGGTTCTGGAGCTCCGGGTAGCGATGAGACAATTCGTATTCGTGGATTTGGTTCTGTTAATGGAAATAGTAATCCTTTGTATATTGTTGATGGAGTTCCAACAGATGCAGAAACATTTGGACAAATTCCGCCTCAAACTATTAAAAAAATGAATGTTTTAAAGGATGCTTCTGCTACGGCTATTTATGGAAGTAGAGGAAGCAATGGAGTTATTCTTGTTACGACCAAACAAGGTATGGATGATTATACCGAAATCAACGAAAACCAGCTCAACGTTTCTTTTGATATCGATATTCCTTATGATGTTTTGTCTAATGGTAAACCGCACAGTGTTGCGCTAAAAGAAATCAAATTGCCGGCAACTTATAAATATTATGCTGCACCAAGAGTTGAAAAAGAAGCATTTCTTTTGGCAGAAATCAATGATTATTCGAAATATAATTTATTGCCGGGCGAAGCCAATATTATCTTTGAAGGATTGTATGTAGGTAAGACAATGATCAATCCAAATCAAACTTCAGACACCTTGAATCTGAGTATGGGAAGAGATAAAAAAATCTCCATCAAACGCGAAAAAGTAGTGGACAAATCGGGAACACGATTTTTATCTTCTAAAAAAGAACAAACCTTTACGTATGATATCACTGTTAGAAATAATAAAAAAGAAGCCGCAGACATTATGCTAAAAGACCAATATCCATTAAGCACAGATAAAGAAATTGAAATTGAATTATTGGAAAACAGTAATGCCAAAGAAAACAAAGAAACAGGAATATTAACCTGGGATTTAAAACTCAATCCGAATGAAACCAAAAAAATCAGGATAAGTTATAAAGTCAAATATCCCAAAGACAAAATCATAGACAATCTATAA
- a CDS encoding PQQ-dependent sugar dehydrogenase: MKKLLLIVSFFTFSANAQVIGLQSFATGFSSPVEITHPANDARLFVVQQGGIIKIVNTNGTVNSTPFLTLTSATILSGGERGLLGLAFHPNYATNGYFYVNYTRAGDGATVIARYSVSADPNVANAASASILLTIPQPYSNHNGGTLKFGPDGYLYIGMGDGGSGGDPGNRAQNINENLGKMLRLDVDSGSPYGIPPTNPYVGVAGNDEIWAIGMRNPWKFSFNRLNGDLWIADVGQNAIEELNKITSPLPNTGLNFGWNCYEANTSYPGAQGPCPPYASTVAPFTQYVQASGRCSITGGYAYTGSAYPNFSGKYIFGDYCSGEIAFLSNTGTITWSYNTSDTYSIYTFGEDMNGELYVAVTNTIYKIIDTSMGVNDFTKAGLSLYPNPAETEVFIKNSSEIALSKVKIFDLTGKLVLTKAVENNDTTPAVNIAALAAGLYMITVEDLTGNLYQSKLIVE, from the coding sequence ATGAAAAAGTTATTACTTATTGTTTCCTTTTTTACATTTTCTGCGAATGCCCAAGTCATCGGTTTACAAAGTTTTGCCACCGGCTTTTCCTCTCCGGTAGAAATCACCCATCCTGCAAATGATGCCCGACTGTTTGTGGTTCAGCAAGGTGGTATTATCAAAATTGTAAACACCAACGGAACGGTAAATAGCACGCCGTTTTTGACCTTAACCTCAGCTACTATTCTTTCAGGTGGTGAAAGAGGATTGTTGGGTTTGGCGTTTCATCCTAATTATGCTACCAATGGTTATTTTTATGTAAATTATACTCGTGCTGGTGATGGTGCAACCGTTATTGCCCGCTATTCAGTTTCTGCCGACCCTAATGTGGCTAATGCCGCGAGCGCAAGCATTTTACTGACAATCCCGCAACCTTATTCAAATCACAATGGAGGTACTTTAAAATTTGGCCCTGATGGTTATCTCTATATCGGAATGGGAGATGGTGGAAGCGGTGGCGATCCTGGTAACAGAGCTCAAAACATCAATGAAAACTTAGGGAAAATGCTCCGTCTCGATGTTGATTCGGGTTCACCTTATGGCATACCTCCGACCAATCCTTATGTGGGCGTAGCCGGAAATGATGAAATTTGGGCTATCGGTATGCGAAACCCTTGGAAGTTTTCTTTTAATCGTCTGAATGGTGATTTATGGATTGCCGATGTAGGTCAGAATGCGATTGAAGAGCTTAATAAAATTACCTCCCCATTACCAAATACAGGATTGAATTTTGGATGGAATTGCTACGAAGCCAATACAAGTTATCCCGGTGCTCAAGGCCCTTGTCCTCCTTATGCCTCAACCGTAGCGCCGTTTACACAATACGTTCAGGCTTCCGGCAGATGTTCTATTACCGGTGGTTATGCTTATACGGGAAGTGCTTACCCAAATTTTTCAGGTAAGTATATCTTTGGCGATTATTGTTCGGGTGAGATTGCTTTCTTGAGCAATACGGGAACTATAACGTGGAGTTACAATACTAGTGATACTTATTCGATTTATACTTTTGGCGAAGATATGAATGGCGAACTTTATGTTGCGGTGACCAATACGATTTACAAAATTATCGACACTTCGATGGGTGTAAATGACTTTACTAAAGCCGGCTTAAGCTTATATCCAAATCCGGCGGAGACAGAAGTTTTTATTAAAAACAGTTCTGAAATAGCACTTTCAAAAGTGAAAATTTTTGATTTAACAGGCAAATTGGTCTTGACCAAAGCCGTTGAGAATAACGATACAACGCCTGCTGTAAATATTGCCGCTTTAGCTGCCGGATTGTATATGATTACGGTTGAAGATTTAACCGGAAATCTTTATCAGTCTAAGTTGATTGTTGAATAA
- a CDS encoding OmpA family protein, with amino-acid sequence MIKRIVFCLTVMILMSSCVSKKIYNDLENKYTDLKKENRFISDENDELHKANAEFDSVNRALTAERDQLKADRDKLQADYTAASNNLKALQDSYAALEKNSNDALETNMAKNRELLAQLDAKEKTLAAEQDRLNKLSNELASNTKRLNELESMIAAKDAAMKKLKDTLSKALNAFEGRGLTVQMKNGKVYVSMENKLLFQTGSWAVGSEGRSAVVEVGKVLAQNPDITVLIEGHTDNDKILGNIGGGIENNWDLSTKRATAIVNILSENSGIRKQNLTAAGRGEFAPIMSNDTNEGKAKNRRIEVILTPKLDEISKMLNEF; translated from the coding sequence ATGATAAAAAGAATAGTTTTTTGCCTGACAGTAATGATTTTGATGAGTTCCTGTGTTTCCAAAAAAATCTACAACGATTTGGAAAACAAATACACCGATTTAAAGAAGGAAAACCGATTTATTTCGGATGAAAATGATGAACTTCATAAAGCTAACGCCGAATTTGATTCGGTTAACAGAGCGTTGACAGCGGAGCGTGACCAACTTAAAGCCGACAGAGATAAACTCCAGGCGGATTATACAGCAGCAAGTAACAATCTGAAAGCGTTACAGGATTCTTATGCAGCGTTGGAAAAAAACAGCAACGATGCCTTAGAAACCAATATGGCAAAAAACCGTGAGTTGTTAGCACAGCTTGACGCCAAAGAAAAAACACTGGCAGCAGAGCAAGACCGATTGAATAAATTAAGCAACGAATTGGCATCTAACACAAAAAGGCTAAACGAATTAGAAAGCATGATAGCCGCGAAAGACGCAGCCATGAAAAAACTAAAAGACACCTTGTCAAAAGCATTGAATGCCTTTGAAGGAAGAGGCTTGACCGTTCAAATGAAAAACGGAAAAGTGTATGTTTCTATGGAAAACAAGTTGTTGTTCCAAACCGGAAGTTGGGCTGTTGGTTCTGAAGGAAGAAGCGCCGTAGTTGAAGTAGGAAAAGTACTGGCTCAAAATCCGGATATTACCGTTTTGATTGAAGGTCATACGGATAACGATAAAATTTTAGGAAATATTGGTGGCGGCATAGAAAACAACTGGGATTTGTCAACCAAAAGAGCTACAGCTATTGTGAATATTTTATCTGAAAACAGCGGAATCAGGAAACAAAATTTAACGGCTGCAGGTCGAGGTGAATTTGCACCAATAATGAGCAATGACACCAACGAAGGCAAAGCTAAAAATCGTAGAATTGAAGTTATTCTAACGCCAAAATTAGACGAGATTTCTAAAATGCTGAATGAGTTTTAA